Sequence from the Paenibacillus riograndensis SBR5 genome:
CGGCGATAAGGTCCTGTTCTGGACCGTTGGCGCGGGCTGGCAGAATGTAGCGTTTGTAATGGAATACTAGTTTTATTCATAAGGGTCTGGTCGTAACTACGAGGAATGTTTGGACTTCCGGTCGCTGTTGTCTGCAGATTTCTTCAATTTATACCGCTTTTCGCGGTTGAAATCCGCAGACAAAGGCGGACGCATTCGCTCCTCCAGTTCCAAACTTCCCCTCCGCACTTCTGTCCCTTTTAAAATTCAACTTGATCAACAAAGCGGTCCGTAGGCAGATGATCTGCCTACGGACCGCTTTGCTGTTAGCTCATTATGTCTGTCAAAAACCTTTATACGCGCCCTTCATGCTTCTCCCAGCCCATGGTGCGCGATACAGCGTCCTGCCAGGCATGGTAACGGCGCTCACGCTCCTCAGCCTCCATAGACGGAGCGAATATCTTCTCTGCCTTATTGAAGCTCTCCAGCTGCTCCCTGTTCCAGATCCCGGACGTTAGGCCAGCGAGCAGGGCAGCCCCCAGCGCTGTCGTCTCTGCGTACATGGTACGCGTCACCTCGCTGCCCAGAATATCCGCCTGAAACTGCATCAGCAGATCGTTGCGCACTGCGCCGCCATCGACCCGCAGTCCGGTCAGCGGCATTCCGGCGTCTTTTTCCATGGCGCCGATGACATCCCTGGACTGGAACGCCAGGGACTCCAGAGTCGCCCGCACCAGATGGCCTGCCGTCGTACCGCGGGTCAGGCCGAACACGGCTCCGCGGGCATACATATCCCAGTAAGGGGCTCCAAGTCCTGTAAAAGCGGGTACCACCACAACGCCTTCACTGTCCTCCACCTCCCCGGCCTTTTCCTCCGAATCTGCCGGACCTTCAATCACGCCCAGCCCTTCATGAAGCCATTGGACTGCGGCTCCCGCTACGAACACGCTGCCTTCGAGCGCATAATATAATTCATCGCCCATGCCCCAGGCCACCGTGGTCAGCAGCCCATGGCTGGAGGCTACGGCTTCAGTCCCGGTATTCATGAGGATAAAGCAGCCGGTGCCGTATGTATTTTTGGCACTTCCGGCCTCCAGGCAGGTATGCCCGAATAAAGCAGCCTGCTGGTCTCCCAGTACGGAGCGAATCGGAATCTCCACCCCGAACCATTCACTCCCGGCAGCTCCAAAATCTCCGCCGGACATCCGGACTTCCGGCAGAATCGCACGCGGAATGCTCAGCTCTTCCAGCAGCTCCTCATCCCATCTCCGCTCATGGAGATTATACAGCATGGTCCGTGAAGCATTCGTAACATCCGTAGCGTGCACAGCGCCTCCGGTAAGCTTCCAGATCAGCCAGGCGTCGATGGTTCCCCCCAGCAGCTCGCCTTGTTCCGCACGCGCCCGCGCTCCAGGCACATGATCCAGAATCCAGGCCAGCTTGGTTGCCGAGAAGTAGGCATCCACTACAAGGCCGGTCTTGGCGGCAATGGTATCCGCAAGCCCGCGCCCCTTCAGTTGCTCGCACTGTTCGGCTGTACGGCGGTCCTGCCAGACTATTGCCGGATAAATCGGCTTCCCGGTGGCCTTATCCCACACCAGCGCGGTTTCCCGCTGGTTGGTAATACCAATGGCCGATATCTCCGCAGCGGGCTTCCCGCTCTCGCTGATAGCCGCTCTGGCCGCTGCGAGCTGAGTTTCCCAGATCTCATCCGGATCATGTTCTACCCAGCCGGGGCGGGGAAAGGATTGTCTGATCTCATATTGCCCCTGCGAGACCATACCGGCCTCCTGGTCGAACAAG
This genomic interval carries:
- the glpK gene encoding glycerol kinase GlpK, which encodes MILALDQGTTSSRAILFDQEAGMVSQGQYEIRQSFPRPGWVEHDPDEIWETQLAAARAAISESGKPAAEISAIGITNQRETALVWDKATGKPIYPAIVWQDRRTAEQCEQLKGRGLADTIAAKTGLVVDAYFSATKLAWILDHVPGARARAEQGELLGGTIDAWLIWKLTGGAVHATDVTNASRTMLYNLHERRWDEELLEELSIPRAILPEVRMSGGDFGAAGSEWFGVEIPIRSVLGDQQAALFGHTCLEAGSAKNTYGTGCFILMNTGTEAVASSHGLLTTVAWGMGDELYYALEGSVFVAGAAVQWLHEGLGVIEGPADSEEKAGEVEDSEGVVVVPAFTGLGAPYWDMYARGAVFGLTRGTTAGHLVRATLESLAFQSRDVIGAMEKDAGMPLTGLRVDGGAVRNDLLMQFQADILGSEVTRTMYAETTALGAALLAGLTSGIWNREQLESFNKAEKIFAPSMEAEERERRYHAWQDAVSRTMGWEKHEGRV